Proteins from a single region of Nomia melanderi isolate GNS246 chromosome 9, iyNomMela1, whole genome shotgun sequence:
- the LOC116427769 gene encoding EGFR adapter protein isoform X6, whose amino-acid sequence MAHALRRISYATCEPQHAQFSFLAREPRAHFSIQYCHSFITESAEQAEELNTLVGNAFRMAYVAQLQRQPILQDVISPQSSPPYRKDKQETRSSWNKSLAGDSSIAGVGGGCRNSSSNSWLKSRTSPTSRTGSGSSAADMNVQLGSAGSPTLRLASVKTPNTIPGLRPTHNFTNVLGPITNEDEPKSISQQSTPSSDESNSPTELNSYKRLTDKPPLIKRLAMGLTGGRDVLGLNGEDDSCPLVSGSSTPTSPSNRPHSGGYINETIIDSEGTRPAYNKIPPSESLDNTINASITAKNFNIENNRIGHNSPPSSGTETEFKSKRRSQISTSSSSVPADGSTHGSTPTPPPLPERTDSLNNRSEEAELRKAPWFQAGIPREITLEVLSQEPEGAFMVRESTSKPGCYALSLRVPREFQPSGIAHYLIMRTNKGYKIKGFTKEFTTLTALITHHSVMPELLPCPLSLSRYNPSFVKSDSNKDFADIDSDPDYNTLADFRKMMADLNV is encoded by the exons GCCGAGGAGTTGAACACCCTTGTCGGCAATGCTTTTCGTATGGCATACGTGGCGCAACTCCAGCGCCAACCGATCCTTCAGGATGTGATCTCACCGCAGTCATCGCCACCCTATCGCAAAGACAAACAGGAGACCCGGTCCTCGTGG AACAAATCGCTGGCTGGCGACAGTTCGATCGCCGGCGTGGGAGGTGGTTGCAGAAATTCATCCTCGAATTCGTGGCTAAAAAGTCGAACGTCGCCCACGTCCAGAACTGGAAGCGGTTCGTCTGCGGCGGACATGAACGTGCAGCTCGGCAGCGCCGGCTCGCCCACGCTGCGACTCGCCAGCGTGAAG ACTCCGAACACGATTCCTGGTCTACGACCAACGCACAACTTCACCAATGTCCTTGGTCCCATAACGAACGAGGACGAACCAAAGAGTATCTCTCAGCAAAGTACACCAAGCAGCGACGAGAGCAACTCACCGACAGAACTTAACTCGTACAAGAGGCTAACGGACAAGCCACCTCTGATAAAGCGGCTGGCGATGGGTTTGACAGGTGGACGTGACGTTCTTGGTTTAAACGGCGAGGATGACAGCTGCCCCCTCGTCAGCGGTAGTAGCACGCCGACGAGCCCCTCGAACAGGCCGCATTCTGGGGGTTACATAAACGAGACGATCATCGACTCGGAGGGCACCAGGCCAGCGTACAACAAAATCCCCCCATCCGAGAGTTTGGACAACACTATCAATGCGTCCATCACTGCGAAAAATTTCAACATCGAGAACAACAG GATAGGACACAATTCCCCGCCGAGTTCAGGAACAGAAACAGAATTCAAATCAAAAAGAAGATCTCAGATTAGTACCTCGAGCAGTTCGGTACCTGCTGACGGAAGTACTCACGGATCGACGCCAACACCGCCACCCCTGCCGGAAAGAACGGACAGCTTGAATAACCGCAGCGAGGAAGCCGAGTTGCGTAAAGCTCCGTGGTTCCAAGCTGGCATACCAAG GGAAATAACACTGGAAGTGTTGAGCCAAGAACCGGAAGGAGCGTTCATGGTGCGCGAGAGCACCAGTAAACCCGGATGTTATGCCCTTTCGCTTCGAGTGCCGCGCGAATTCCAGCCAAGCGGAATAGCCCATTACCTTATAATGCGTACGAACAAAGGCTACAAAATCAAG GGCTTCACAAAGGAGTTCACGACACTGACTGCCCTAATTACTCACCACTCGGTGATGCCAGAATTACTGCCGTGCCCATTGTCATTAAGCCGATACAACCCTAGCTTCGTGAAAAGCGACTCGAACAAAGATTTCGCGGACATCGATTCCGATCCCGATTACAATACCCTCGCCGACTTCCGTAAGATGATGGCCGACCTGAACGTTTAG
- the LOC116427827 gene encoding N-acetylneuraminate lyase, with the protein MRCLIRSTILSRLNEIFLSLSVVHHICQLILGTFTSHPTMPKTPFTFRGLLVPVLTPFNNDSQRTLNLGVIPQYADYLSKKKITGVLVNGTTGEGPSMSVAERKLVTEAWANAVKTTKQHLMVQIGGASLPDVLELAKHAESLKVDSLLCLPELYFKPTTTNQLTEYLKLVSKAAPNTPLLYYHIPMFTNVNVHMGEFLESLGEQIPTFVGIKFTSSNLDEGARALNANNKKYVIFLGNDELLHAGCAIGMDSFIATGINVFPELTLEILAEWKAGNVLKAREKQQEFSKAVIAISKYGSWVETMKTAMPLLTKVDVGPTRILWNSLSPEMKKSMVNDLQNLGYQIRK; encoded by the exons ATGCGATGCCTGATACGAAGTACAATCTTATCACGGCTGAACGAAATATTCCTCTCGTTGAGTGTAGTGCATCACATTTGTCAATTGATTCTCGGTACCTTCACCTCGCATCCCACAATGCCG AAAACACCGTTCACTTTCAGGGGACTTCTAGTTCCTGTATTAACACCCTTTAACAATGACAG CCAGAGAACTCTGAATTTGGGAGTTATCCCACAATATGCTGATTATTTgtctaaaaagaaaattactgGCGTTCTCG TAAATGGAACTACTGGAGAAGGTCCATCTATGTCAGTAGCTGAAAGAAAGTTAGTAACTGAAGCATGGGCAAACGCGGTAAAAACAACTAAGCAACATTTGATGGTCCAAATAGGGGGTGCATCTCTTCCAGATGTTCTAGAGCtc GCAAAACATGCGGAAAGTTTAAAAGTTGACTCCTTGTTATGTCTGcctgaattatattttaaaccaACAACAACAAATCAGTTGaccgaatatttgaaattagttaGCAAAGCAGCCCCAAACACACCGCTTCTGTATTACCATATTCCTATGTTCACGAACGTCAATG TGCATATGGGAGAATTTTTAGAATCCCTTGGTGAACAAATTCCAACTTTCGTAGGAATAAAATTCACGAGCTCAAACTTGGACGAAGGTGCACGAGCGTTAAACgctaataacaaaaaatatgtcATTTTCCTTGGCAATGATgag TTATTGCACGCCGGCTGTGCCATAGGAATGGATTCATTTATAGCAACAGGCATAAACGTATTTCCAGAGCTTACATTAGAGATTCTTGCGGAATGGAAGGCAGGAAATGTATTGAAAGCAAGAGAGAAGCAACAAGAATTTTCGAAAGCTGTAATTGCTATATCGAAATACg GTAGCTGGGTAGAAACTATGAAAACAGCAATGCCTTTATTAACAAAAGTGGATGTTGGACCTACACGAATTCTATGGAACAGTTTATCACcagaaatgaagaaatcaatGGTCAATGATTTGCAAAACTTAGGAtatcaaataagaaaataa
- the LOC116427772 gene encoding UPF0389 protein CG9231, with amino-acid sequence MLYMRFVKKFKLPTTRQLSTTLVRKDKLPTTEEKPKNENRHQNVLGSGLHVPTNFDKRILVWMKVYPSMDKVPQAVPWNTMYQSSVRARIRVCNYMILIVVIGFLIAAYQGKTEAAGGRHVIGDRAKWYAEIKEKGKAEAEAKRKAEAEAAAKAAVNS; translated from the exons atgctTTATATGagatttgtaaaaaaattcaaGTTGCCAACAACTAGGCAACTAAGTACTACTTTAGTGAGGAAAGATAAACTACCAACTACTGAGGAAAAACCAAAGAATGAAAACCGCCATCAAAATGTCTtag GATCAGGATTGCATGTTCCAACTAACTTCGATAAACGAATATTAGTATGGATGAAAGTTTATCCTAGCATGGATAAGGTTCCTCAAGCAGTTCC ttGGAACACTATGTATCAATCAAGTGTAAGAGCAAGAATTCGTGTATGTAATTACATGATTCTGATTGTAGTCATAGGATTTTTAATAGCTGCTTATCAAGGAAAAACAGAAGCAGCAGGTGGTAGACATGTAATAGGTGACAGGGCAAAATGGTatgcagaaataaaagaaaagggaaaagctGAAGCTGAAGCTAAACGGAAAGCTGAAGCTGAAGCAGCAGCTAAAGCTGCTGTAAACTCAtga
- the Ccdc58 gene encoding coiled-coil domain-containing 58, with the protein MAAMSVECGDFLQFQDTLRKMRQVDDNIIHMLNTTIPTESFKAEIDSTAKCKDLFEQIETNHNKREQAITKCLSSSREKVIQLKKERDNNNDNIQLLKTLKKEQNTMRLLQSELNIEEIVRKRTLQIFYERCRNFYKPSSLKL; encoded by the exons ATGGCAGCCATGAGTGTAGAATGTGGcgattttttacaatttcag GATACATTGCGGAAAATGCGACAAGTGGATGATAATATTATTCACATGTTAAATACAACAATTCCAACTGAGTCTTTTAAAGCTGAAATAGACTCTACAGCAAAATGTAAGGATTTATTTGAACAAATTGAGACAAATCATAACAAAAGAGAACAGGCTATTACAAAATGCTTAAGCTCTTCAAGAGAAAAAGTAATTCAGTTAAAGAAGGAACGGGACAACAACAATGACAATATTCAACTtcttaaaactttgaaaaaagaacaaaatactATGCGCTTATTGCAATCTGAACTAAATATAGAGGAAATTGTAAGAAAACGGacacttcaaatattttatgaaagatGCCGTAACTTTTATAAACCATCGAGTTTAaaactgtaa
- the LOC116427771 gene encoding DDB1- and CUL4-associated factor 13, with product MKVKILSRNPDHYLRETKRDIHKVPRNYDPSLHPFEAAREYTRALNAVKLERVFAKPFVANLDGHKDGVSILCKHPTQLSTLVSGAFDGELKVWNLMQRTCERTFLAHDDIIRGIVYSTNADHLITVGNDKTIKLWKAEKPSFGKEEEPVNTIISKTIITGISHHRAQPIFATCGEVCHLWEETRNEPIKTFKWGVDSLYDIKYNPVQSNLFAACASDRSIILYDARETGPLRKVYMRLKTNKLCWNPMEAVTFTCANEDYNLYTFDIRNLKSPANVHMDHVDAVIDVDYAPTGKEFVTGSYDKSIRIFESNKGHSREIYHTKRMQRVTCIAWSLDNKYVLSGSDEMNIRIWKSKASEKLGVLKPREKVSLNYSEALKEKFGAHPQVKRIARHRQVPKHIYKAKAELHTIREKTKRKEANRRTHSKPGTVPFVAERQRHVVRQDV from the exons atgaaagtaaaaattttatcaagaaatccAGATCATTATCTACGAGAAACAAAACGTGATATTCACAAAG TCCCTAGGAATTATGATCCATCATTACATCCTTTTGAAGCAGCTAGAGAATATACTAGGGCATTAaatgcagtaaaattagaaagagTATTTGCAAAGCCTTTTGTAGCAAATTTAGATGGTCATAAAGATGGAGTGTCTATCCTTTGCAAACATCCTACACAATTATCTACACTTGTCAGTGGTGCTTTTGATGGTGAATTAAAAGTATGGAATCTTATGCAAAGAACTTGTGAACGTACATTTTTGGCACATGATGATATAATACGTGGCATTGTGTATAGCACGAATGCAGATCATCTTATTACTGTTGGTAatgataaaactattaaactatggAAAGCAGAAAAACCATCCTTTGGCAAAGAGGAGGAACCTGTAAACACAATTATTAGCAAA actATAATTACTGGAATTTCTCATCATCGAGCACAACCTATATTTGCAACATGTGGTGAAGTATGTCATCTTTGGGAAGAAACCAGAAATGAAccaattaaaacatttaagtGGGGTGTTGATAgtttatatgatattaaatacaatCCAGTTCAGTCGAATTTGTTTg CTGCCTGTGCAAGTGATCGTAGCATCATATTGTATGATGCTAGAGAAACAGGCCCTCTACGGAAAGTATATATGAGGTTAAAAACCAATAAATTGTGTTGGAATCCTATGGAAGCTGTAACTTTTACATGTGCCAATGAAGATTATAA tTTGTACACTTTTGATATTCGCAATCTAAAATCACCAGCAAATGTGCATATGGATCATGTAGATGCTGTAATTGATGTAGATTATGCACCAACTGGAAAAGAGTTTGTGACTGGTAGTTATGATAAATCTATTCGTATTTTTGAATCTAATAAGGGTCATTctcgagaaatatatcataCAAAACGTATGCAAAGAGTAACATGTATAGCATGGTCTCTGGATAATAAATATGTTCTCAGTGGCAGTGACGAAATGAATATTAGAATTTGGAAATCTAAGGCATCAGAAAAATTGGGTGTG TTGAAACCTAGAGAAAAAGTAAGTCTCAATTACAGTGAAGCATTAAAAGAAAAGTTTGGTGCGCACCCTCAGGTTAAGCGAATTGCTCGGCATAGACAAGTTCCGAAACACATTTACAAGGCTAAAGCCGAGCTACATACAATTCGTGAGAAAACTAAACGAAA ggAGGCTAACAGACGTACTCATTCTAAACCGGGAACAGTACCGTTTGTtgcagagagacagagacatgTTGTTCGACAAGAcgtttaa